From Alphaproteobacteria bacterium, a single genomic window includes:
- a CDS encoding acyl-CoA dehydrogenase family protein — protein sequence MDFDLSEEQQLLKDSVERFVREEYPLEKRQKLTVSEDGFSRRNWATMAELGWLGATLPEEYGGIGGGPVEAMVLMEGIGRGLIVEPYFSTVILGGNLVLRAGDAARRHDILPKLAAGETMLAFAYVERQARYDLFDVETTAVRDGEGYVLTGAKGVVCHAASADWIVVSARTAGASRDRDGITLFLVPNNTPGLTRRDYPTVDGLRASELAFDRVRVGADAILGEVDNGLVLIEGVAEQAIAALAAEAVGCMDVLLASTNEYLKTRQQFGQPIGKFQVIQHRMADMFIACEESRSMSYVATMRLSDPDPELRAKTASAAKVQIGKSARFVGQQSVQLHGGMGMTDELNIGHYFKRLTMIDTMFGDQNHHLKQYAAFR from the coding sequence ATGGATTTTGACCTCAGCGAAGAACAGCAACTGCTCAAGGACAGCGTCGAACGCTTCGTGCGCGAGGAATACCCGCTGGAAAAGCGCCAGAAACTGACGGTGTCCGAGGACGGGTTCAGCCGGCGGAACTGGGCGACGATGGCGGAGCTGGGCTGGCTCGGCGCGACCCTGCCGGAGGAATATGGCGGCATCGGCGGCGGTCCCGTCGAGGCCATGGTGCTGATGGAAGGCATCGGCCGGGGTCTGATCGTTGAGCCATATTTCTCGACCGTAATACTTGGCGGCAACCTTGTGCTCCGCGCCGGCGATGCCGCGCGCCGCCATGACATTCTGCCGAAACTGGCGGCCGGTGAAACCATGCTGGCTTTCGCCTATGTGGAACGGCAGGCGCGCTATGACCTGTTTGACGTGGAAACCACCGCGGTGCGGGACGGGGAAGGCTACGTGCTGACTGGCGCCAAGGGCGTCGTCTGCCACGCGGCCAGCGCCGACTGGATCGTCGTATCGGCGCGAACCGCCGGCGCCTCGCGCGACCGCGACGGCATCACGCTGTTTCTCGTGCCGAACAATACACCGGGCCTGACGCGCCGGGATTATCCGACCGTCGACGGGCTGCGTGCCTCGGAACTGGCGTTCGACAGGGTGCGGGTCGGCGCGGACGCGATTCTGGGCGAGGTCGACAATGGTCTTGTGCTGATTGAAGGGGTTGCGGAACAGGCGATAGCCGCGCTGGCGGCGGAAGCGGTCGGCTGCATGGACGTCCTGCTGGCGTCGACCAACGAATACCTGAAGACGCGCCAGCAGTTCGGCCAGCCGATCGGCAAGTTCCAGGTCATCCAGCACCGCATGGCCGACATGTTCATCGCCTGCGAGGAATCGCGCTCGATGAGTTACGTCGCGACGATGCGGCTGTCCGACCCGGATCCGGAACTGCGCGCGAAGACGGCGTCGGCCGCCAAGGTGCAGATCGGCAAGAGCGCCCGGTTCGTCGGCCAGCAATCGGTGCAACTGCATGGCGGCATGGGCATGACTGACGAGTTGAACATCGGTCATTATTTCAAGCGCCTGACCATGATCGACACGATGTTCGGCGACCAGAACCATCACCTGAAGCAATACGCCGCATTCCGCTAA
- a CDS encoding amidohydrolase family protein: MARNTPWLNQVQEKTIDPGMPICDPHHHLWEFKHERVADRYLMNEILEDLNSGHNIVSTVFIEAHAMHRKGGPAHLRVVGETEFVNGISAMSASGLYGDTKIAAGIVGTVDLTLGAKKAAETLDAHIVAGGGPKGRFRGIRQIATWDPHPDVYNGRANPQPGMYLDPKFREGFAELAPRNLTFDAWCYFHQIPDVTDLAKAFPDTKIVLNHFGGPVMTGHYADRKDEVFKQWRKNMTALSKCPNVYAKLGGLNMHYIGFGWEFRPLPPTSDELVKAYRRYFGHTIEKFGPDRCMFESNFPVDMISCSYNVLWNANKKMVKGASAGEKAAMFHDTATKFYRLDA; this comes from the coding sequence ATGGCACGCAATACCCCCTGGCTGAACCAGGTGCAGGAAAAGACCATCGACCCCGGCATGCCGATCTGCGATCCGCATCACCATCTGTGGGAATTCAAGCATGAACGGGTCGCCGACCGTTACCTGATGAACGAAATTCTGGAAGACCTGAACAGCGGCCACAACATCGTGTCCACCGTGTTCATCGAAGCCCACGCGATGCACCGGAAAGGCGGCCCGGCGCATCTGCGGGTCGTCGGCGAGACCGAATTCGTCAACGGCATTTCGGCGATGAGCGCTTCCGGCCTGTATGGCGACACAAAAATCGCCGCAGGAATCGTCGGCACCGTCGACCTGACCCTCGGCGCGAAAAAGGCCGCGGAGACGCTGGACGCGCATATCGTGGCCGGCGGGGGACCGAAGGGCCGTTTCCGGGGCATTCGCCAGATTGCAACCTGGGACCCGCATCCCGACGTCTACAACGGCCGCGCCAATCCGCAGCCGGGCATGTATCTCGACCCGAAATTCCGGGAAGGCTTCGCCGAACTGGCGCCGCGGAACCTCACCTTCGATGCCTGGTGCTACTTCCACCAGATCCCCGACGTCACGGACCTGGCGAAGGCGTTTCCGGACACCAAAATCGTCCTCAACCATTTCGGCGGCCCGGTCATGACCGGCCATTATGCCGACAGGAAGGATGAAGTCTTCAAGCAGTGGCGCAAGAACATGACCGCGTTGTCGAAGTGCCCGAATGTCTACGCCAAGCTTGGCGGGCTGAACATGCATTATATCGGTTTTGGCTGGGAATTCCGGCCGCTGCCGCCGACCAGCGACGAACTGGTGAAGGCCTACAGGCGCTATTTCGGCCACACAATCGAGAAATTCGGACCGGATCGCTGCATGTTCGAATCCAACTTCCCGGTCGACATGATCAGTTGCAGCTACAACGTGCTGTGGAACGCCAACAAGAAAATGGTGAAGGGCGCATCGGCCGGCGAGAAGGCGGCGATGTTCCACGACACGGCGACAAAGTTCTACCGCCTGGACGCCTGA
- a CDS encoding zinc transporter ZntB codes for MSESESEEPVYEAPEFDDSVTGGADRMEWISVRALDGTGRAKLVDAGAYLRGELKAPCFWVQLDRNYPAVHRWLRDVSGLSDVATQGLLAEESRPRCLSYEGGVLLNLRGVNLNPGADPSDMVSIRIWAEADRVITVRRRNLKAVRDVEENLEVGVGPRTTSEFLVAITDRLTERMSQVINDLNDQVDQLEVDLLSEEPDDLRASLRNLRRESIGLRRYIAPQRDAMAALTGEPVDWLTPVDRQLLRGVADRLIRYLEDLDIAREKATFVQDEMSSNLNEKMNRNMFVVSVVAGIFLPLTVITGLLGINVAGIPGAESPWAFATVTLILVAVVAGELLLLRRLHWF; via the coding sequence ATGAGCGAGAGCGAATCGGAAGAGCCTGTATACGAAGCGCCTGAATTCGACGATTCCGTTACAGGCGGCGCCGACAGGATGGAATGGATTTCCGTCCGCGCGCTGGATGGCACGGGCCGGGCGAAACTTGTGGATGCGGGCGCCTATCTGCGCGGCGAGCTGAAAGCGCCCTGTTTCTGGGTGCAACTCGACCGGAATTATCCGGCGGTCCATCGCTGGCTCCGCGATGTATCCGGTCTCTCGGATGTCGCGACCCAGGGGCTGCTGGCGGAGGAATCGCGGCCCCGTTGTCTTTCCTATGAGGGGGGCGTGCTGTTGAACCTGCGCGGGGTAAATCTCAACCCGGGCGCCGATCCGTCGGACATGGTGTCGATCCGGATCTGGGCGGAAGCGGACCGCGTGATCACCGTTCGCCGCCGCAACCTGAAGGCGGTTCGGGATGTCGAGGAAAATCTCGAAGTCGGCGTCGGGCCGCGTACGACTTCCGAGTTTCTCGTCGCCATCACCGACCGGCTGACCGAACGCATGAGCCAGGTCATCAACGACCTGAACGACCAGGTCGACCAGCTGGAGGTGGACCTGCTGTCCGAGGAACCGGACGACCTGCGCGCCAGCCTGCGCAATTTGCGGCGCGAATCAATCGGGTTGCGCCGGTATATCGCACCGCAGCGCGACGCCATGGCGGCGCTGACGGGAGAACCGGTCGACTGGCTGACTCCGGTCGACCGGCAATTGCTGCGCGGCGTCGCCGACCGCCTGATCCGCTATCTGGAAGATCTCGATATCGCGCGGGAGAAGGCGACCTTCGTCCAGGACGAAATGAGCAGCAACCTGAACGAAAAGATGAACAGGAACATGTTTGTCGTTTCCGTCGTCGCCGGTATTTTCCTGCCGCTGACGGTGATCACGGGCCTGCTGGGCATCAATGTCGCGGGGATCCCCGGCGCGGAGTCGCCCTGGGCCTTTGCGACCGTGACGCTGATACTGGTCGCCGTGGTGGCCGGCGAACTGCTGCTGCTGCGCCGCCTGCACTGGTTTTGA